A single genomic interval of Osmia lignaria lignaria isolate PbOS001 chromosome 9, iyOsmLign1, whole genome shotgun sequence harbors:
- the LOC117600853 gene encoding uncharacterized protein LOC117600853: MGKMRIKVSIALTIVLAVGHRSRAGVIPLEESFHEQHEPSDEATLGQQGPLASSYVQFHGPVEGPEFAVKVPYMVHHGDSNHLHGQEQQNGYTFDYVAHPKYEFSYGVEDEQSGDFHSQKESRDGSSVSGQYSVKEPGGSIRVVSYRADKNGFHAVVHTSGKNDHSVGIHHGQGRTRGHEHQVAMQQEQQEQQEQQAHDYASYTENDGY; encoded by the exons ATGGGAAAGATGAGGATCAAG GTCAGCATCGCCTTGACCATCGTGTTGGCCGTGGGCCATCGATCACGGGCCGGCGTGATACCTCTGGAAGAATCTTTCCACGAGCAACACGAACCATCCGACGAAGCAACTCTGGGTCAACAGGGTCCGTTGGCCAGCTCGTACGTGCAGTTTCACGGCCCCGTCGAGGGCCCCGAGTTCGCAGTGAAAGTTCCATACATGGTGCATCACGGTGACAGTAATCATTTGCACGGGCAAGAGCAACAGAACGGGTATACGTTCGACTACGTGGCTCATCCGAAGTACGAGTTCTCGTACGGCGTGGAGGATGAGCAGAGTGGTGATTTTCACTCGCAGAAAGAGTCGAGGGACG GAAGCAGCGTGTCCGGTCAGTACAGCGTGAAGGAACCAGGAGGCAGCATCCGAGTCGTCAGCTACCGCGCCGACAAGAACGGATTTCACGCTGTGGTGCACACTTCCGGCAAGAACGACCACTCCGTCGGTATACACCACGGTCAAGGTCGGACTAGGGGTCACGAGCACCAAGTTGCGATGcaacaggaacaacaagaacaacagGAACAACAGGCGCACGATTACGCTTCGTATACCGAGAACGACGGATACTGA